One part of the Pandoraea faecigallinarum genome encodes these proteins:
- a CDS encoding SLC13 family permease: MLLGIGVAVGVALFAAGLRGNTLAVAVVVLLCLGYWATGWLPDFVVSLMLMFLLMTCTSLGANVVFSGFTSSAFWLVFSGAVIGMALNVTGLGERVAVRLADHCGHAYGLALAGFVAIAFALGIVMPSTLGRIAILTPIVLSFCDRVGLTPGRPGRTGLMLATALASCELSTAILPANLPNLVMAGTAEAVLGLRLGYGEYAIALVPTLAMVRGVVLVAVAQRLFPDRLSAPVITGANDIPAPRPSMRTDEKRLLGALVLMLVLWLTEPWHHIAAGWIGLGIALLCLGPLRLVNPDAFLKQVKLAPLWFVAAIIGLTAAVDHAGPANALRPALAHLDLAQMSTMPAYLVLVGLSIALVCLVTSNAAPALFTPLVPALALGAPLGMKAVLLTQTVGISTIVLPYQAPPLVLAMALAGVGIRDATRYCLATTLVALPSVVPLTALWWQAIGRLHQ; the protein is encoded by the coding sequence TTGCTGCTCGGTATCGGTGTCGCCGTGGGAGTTGCATTGTTCGCGGCGGGGCTGCGCGGCAACACGCTTGCCGTGGCCGTCGTCGTCCTGCTCTGTCTCGGCTACTGGGCGACGGGCTGGCTTCCCGACTTCGTCGTCTCCCTGATGCTGATGTTTCTGCTGATGACCTGCACTTCGCTCGGTGCAAACGTCGTCTTCTCCGGCTTCACATCGAGCGCGTTCTGGCTCGTCTTCAGCGGCGCGGTCATCGGCATGGCGCTGAATGTCACCGGATTGGGTGAGCGCGTCGCCGTGCGACTGGCAGATCATTGCGGCCATGCGTATGGTCTCGCGCTCGCAGGCTTTGTTGCCATCGCGTTCGCACTGGGGATCGTCATGCCGTCCACGCTCGGCCGGATCGCCATCCTCACGCCCATCGTGCTGAGCTTCTGCGACCGCGTGGGGCTCACGCCCGGCCGCCCCGGTCGCACCGGCCTGATGCTCGCCACGGCGTTGGCCAGTTGCGAACTGTCGACGGCGATTCTGCCCGCCAACCTGCCGAACCTCGTGATGGCCGGCACCGCCGAAGCGGTGCTCGGCCTGCGCCTCGGTTACGGCGAATACGCCATTGCGCTCGTCCCCACGCTCGCCATGGTTCGCGGCGTCGTGCTGGTCGCCGTTGCCCAGCGCCTGTTCCCGGACCGCCTGTCGGCCCCCGTTATCACGGGCGCGAACGATATCCCCGCGCCACGCCCGTCGATGCGCACGGACGAAAAGCGGTTGCTGGGCGCACTTGTCCTTATGCTCGTGCTGTGGCTCACCGAACCATGGCATCACATCGCAGCGGGGTGGATCGGCCTGGGCATCGCATTGCTGTGCCTCGGGCCATTGCGCCTCGTGAATCCGGACGCCTTCCTCAAACAGGTCAAACTCGCTCCGCTCTGGTTCGTCGCGGCCATCATCGGACTGACGGCGGCTGTCGACCATGCCGGTCCGGCCAACGCGTTGCGCCCCGCGCTTGCCCATCTCGATCTGGCGCAGATGTCGACGATGCCGGCCTATCTGGTGCTCGTCGGCCTGTCGATTGCGCTCGTGTGCCTCGTCACATCGAACGCCGCCCCCGCGCTCTTCACGCCGCTGGTGCCTGCGCTCGCCCTCGGCGCACCGCTCGGCATGAAGGCGGTATTGCTCACGCAGACCGTCGGCATCTCGACCATCGTGCTCCCCTATCAGGCGCCGCCGCTCGTGCTCGCCATGGCACTCGCAGGCGTGGGCATTCGGGACGCCACCCGTTATTGCCTCGCCACCACGCTCGTCGCCCTGCCAAGTGTCGTGCCGCTGACAGCCCTCTGGTGGCAGGCGATCGGACGTCTTCACCAGTGA
- a CDS encoding glycosyltransferase family 2 protein: protein MPRAAARPDSSHSAHRTPLVTLVVPCHNEAPALAKFYRTLAPVLDGVANARFEIVCVNDGSTDDTLNVLLALRRDDPRIRIVDFTRNFGKEAALSAGIDEALGDAVIPIDADLQDPPALIPVMIERWRDGAEVVLAKRTNRASDSVAKRVAAGFYYRVHNRLSEVKLPENVGDFRLMDRRVVSAIKRLPERCRFMKGLFAWVGFQTEVVEYVREPRAAGESKFSGWRLWNFALEGITSFSTVPLRCWTYIGVSLALMSLTYGSYIALRTIIHGVDVPGYASLLVGVLFLGGIQLVGIGVIGEYVGRIYYESKARPLYLVRRRYQSGVKVSQLPSRAGMRAPGRPLMRVDMSSSDGAGKSSAARSARPQRSRSNGSLRDARPFVRRAS, encoded by the coding sequence ATGCCCCGCGCCGCCGCTCGTCCCGATTCGTCTCACTCCGCCCACCGCACGCCGCTCGTCACGCTCGTGGTGCCCTGTCACAACGAAGCGCCAGCGCTCGCGAAGTTCTACCGCACATTGGCCCCGGTGCTCGACGGCGTTGCCAATGCGCGTTTCGAGATCGTTTGCGTGAACGACGGCAGTACCGACGATACGCTCAATGTGCTGCTCGCCCTGCGCCGCGACGACCCCCGCATACGCATCGTCGATTTCACCCGTAACTTCGGCAAGGAAGCGGCGCTGAGCGCCGGCATCGACGAGGCGCTGGGCGACGCCGTCATCCCCATCGACGCCGACTTGCAGGACCCGCCCGCGCTCATCCCGGTGATGATCGAACGCTGGCGCGACGGTGCCGAGGTCGTGCTCGCCAAACGCACCAATCGCGCGAGCGACAGCGTCGCCAAACGCGTGGCGGCCGGGTTTTATTACCGCGTCCACAACCGGCTCTCGGAAGTGAAGCTGCCGGAGAACGTCGGCGATTTCCGGCTGATGGACCGCCGTGTCGTCAGCGCCATCAAGCGTCTGCCGGAGCGCTGCCGCTTCATGAAGGGCCTGTTCGCATGGGTCGGGTTTCAGACGGAAGTCGTTGAGTACGTGCGCGAGCCGCGCGCTGCGGGCGAATCGAAATTCTCCGGGTGGCGGCTGTGGAATTTCGCGCTCGAAGGCATTACCAGCTTCAGCACGGTGCCGCTGCGCTGCTGGACGTACATCGGCGTGTCGCTCGCCCTGATGTCGCTCACGTATGGCAGCTACATTGCGCTGCGCACGATCATCCACGGCGTCGACGTTCCCGGCTACGCGTCGTTGCTCGTCGGCGTTCTGTTTCTCGGCGGGATTCAGCTCGTCGGCATCGGTGTCATCGGCGAGTATGTGGGCCGCATCTATTACGAGTCGAAGGCACGTCCCCTGTATCTCGTACGACGCCGTTATCAGTCCGGCGTGAAGGTGAGTCAACTGCCCTCACGCGCCGGCATGCGGGCGCCCGGCCGCCCCCTCATGCGCGTCGATATGTCCAGTAGCGATGGAGCAGGAAAGTCGTCGGCGGCACGATCAGCACGACCGCAGCGATCCCGATCCAATGGTTCCCTCCGAGACGCTCGACCGTTCGTGCGACGAGCGTCGTGA
- the prfA gene encoding peptide chain release factor 1, whose translation MKASMQAKLDQLTQRLVELDGLLSQGDVTRDLDNYRKLTREHAELAPVVAQYQQYRQAQNDVAAAQEMASDPEMREFAEDEATNARARMEDMEGTLQRMLLPRDPNDDRNIYLEIRAGTGGDESALFAGDLLRMYTRYAERQRWQVEIMSASESDLGGYKEVIVRLVGQGAYSRLKFESGGHRVQRVPATETQGRIHTSACTVAVMPEADDVADVEINPADIRIDTFRASGAGGQHVNKTDSAVRITHLPTGIVVECQDDRSQHRNKDKALKVLAARIKDAQLRAQQAREAATRKSLIGSGDRSERIRTYNFPQGRMTDHRINLTLYKLEYIMDGDLDEMINALVTEHQAELLASLGEAA comes from the coding sequence ATGAAAGCGAGCATGCAAGCCAAGCTCGACCAGTTGACACAACGTCTGGTCGAGCTTGATGGCCTATTGAGCCAGGGCGATGTGACCCGCGACCTGGACAACTACCGCAAGCTCACGCGCGAACATGCCGAGCTGGCGCCTGTCGTCGCGCAATATCAGCAGTATCGTCAGGCGCAAAACGATGTGGCCGCGGCCCAGGAAATGGCGTCCGATCCGGAAATGCGCGAGTTTGCCGAGGACGAGGCAACGAACGCGCGCGCCCGCATGGAAGACATGGAAGGCACGCTGCAACGCATGCTGCTGCCCCGCGATCCCAACGACGACCGCAACATCTATCTCGAGATTCGCGCGGGCACAGGTGGCGACGAATCGGCGCTTTTCGCAGGCGATCTGCTGCGCATGTACACGCGGTACGCGGAACGCCAGCGCTGGCAGGTCGAGATCATGTCGGCGAGCGAATCGGATCTGGGCGGTTACAAGGAGGTGATTGTCCGGCTGGTCGGCCAGGGCGCGTATTCGCGCCTGAAATTCGAATCTGGCGGCCACCGGGTGCAGCGCGTGCCCGCCACGGAAACGCAGGGGCGCATCCACACGTCCGCGTGCACCGTGGCCGTCATGCCGGAAGCGGACGACGTGGCCGACGTCGAGATCAATCCGGCCGACATTCGCATCGATACCTTCCGCGCCTCGGGCGCCGGCGGCCAGCACGTCAACAAGACGGATTCGGCCGTGCGGATCACGCACCTGCCCACGGGCATCGTCGTCGAATGTCAGGATGACCGCTCGCAGCATCGCAACAAGGACAAGGCGCTCAAGGTGCTGGCGGCGCGCATCAAGGACGCTCAACTCCGCGCCCAGCAAGCCAGGGAAGCGGCCACGCGCAAGAGCCTGATCGGCTCGGGCGACCGTTCGGAGCGTATTCGCACCTACAACTTCCCGCAGGGGCGGATGACGGACCACCGCATCAACCTCACGCTCTACAAGCTCGAATACATCATGGACGGCGATCTCGACGAGATGATCAATGCGCTCGTGACCGAGCATCAGGCGGAACTGCTCGCGTCGCTGGGCGAGGCAGCCTGA
- the hemA gene encoding glutamyl-tRNA reductase yields MQLLALGLNHHTAPVSLRERVAFPFERIEPALAGLKSLWTGSAKLSAPEAAILSTCNRTEIYCVTDDAAARERAVHWLSQFHNIPAGDLAPHLYALPQSDAVRHAFRVASGLDSMVLGETQILGQLKDAVRTAAEAGALGTYLNQLFQRTFAVAKEVRGQTEIGAHSVSMAAAAVRLAQRIFESISTQKVLFIGAGEMIDLCATHFAAQNPKALYIANRTAERGEKLAERLGGTAIRLSELPQRLHEFDIVVSCTASTLPLIGLGAVERAIKARKHKPMFMVDLAVPRDIEPEVGRLADVFLYTVDDLGAVVREGNALRQAAVAQAEAIIDTRVQNFMQWLDARSVVPVIRDIHGTAEAMRVAELERAQRMLARGDDPAAVLEALSQSLTRKFLHGPTHALNTARGDSREQIIHLIPELFRTSGSADK; encoded by the coding sequence ATGCAACTGCTCGCTCTCGGCCTGAACCACCATACGGCGCCCGTCTCGCTGCGCGAACGGGTGGCGTTTCCGTTCGAGCGGATCGAGCCGGCGCTGGCTGGCCTCAAGAGCCTGTGGACCGGCAGCGCCAAGTTGAGCGCCCCCGAGGCCGCCATCCTGTCGACGTGCAACCGCACCGAGATCTACTGTGTGACCGACGACGCCGCCGCCCGTGAGCGGGCGGTGCACTGGCTTTCCCAGTTCCACAACATTCCCGCTGGCGACCTCGCTCCCCATCTGTACGCCCTGCCCCAGTCGGACGCCGTACGTCACGCCTTCCGCGTGGCGAGCGGGCTGGACTCGATGGTGCTTGGCGAGACGCAGATTCTGGGGCAGTTGAAAGACGCCGTGCGCACGGCCGCCGAGGCCGGCGCCCTGGGCACGTATCTGAATCAGCTTTTCCAGCGCACGTTCGCGGTGGCCAAGGAAGTTCGCGGCCAGACCGAGATCGGCGCGCATTCCGTGTCGATGGCCGCCGCCGCGGTGCGCCTCGCGCAACGCATTTTTGAGAGCATCAGCACGCAAAAGGTGCTGTTCATCGGCGCGGGCGAGATGATCGACCTGTGCGCGACGCACTTCGCTGCGCAGAATCCGAAAGCGCTCTACATCGCCAACCGGACCGCCGAGCGCGGCGAGAAGCTTGCGGAGCGTCTGGGCGGCACAGCCATCCGTCTGTCGGAACTTCCGCAACGTCTGCACGAGTTCGACATCGTCGTGTCGTGCACGGCGAGCACGCTGCCGCTGATCGGCCTGGGTGCCGTCGAGCGCGCCATCAAGGCCCGCAAGCACAAGCCGATGTTCATGGTCGATCTGGCCGTGCCGCGCGACATCGAACCGGAAGTCGGCCGTCTGGCAGACGTCTTCCTGTACACCGTCGACGATCTCGGTGCCGTCGTGCGCGAGGGCAATGCGCTGCGTCAGGCCGCCGTCGCGCAGGCCGAGGCGATCATCGACACGCGTGTGCAGAATTTCATGCAATGGCTCGACGCGCGCAGCGTCGTGCCGGTCATTCGCGACATTCACGGCACTGCCGAGGCCATGCGCGTGGCCGAACTCGAGCGTGCCCAGCGCATGCTCGCGCGCGGCGACGACCCCGCCGCCGTGCTCGAAGCCCTGTCCCAGTCCCTCACCAGGAAATTCCTGCACGGGCCGACCCACGCGCTGAACACGGCGCGCGGCGATTCGCGCGAGCAAATCATTCACCTCATTCCCGAACTGTTCCGCACCTCGGGATCCGCCGACAAATAG
- a CDS encoding penicillin acylase family protein has protein sequence MYAADATASSPASASAPAQTLSVEGLLQPADILIDHNGVPHIFAANERDGFFVQGFNAARDRLFQIDLWRRRGLGQLSQVFGRAYLAQDDAARRFVYRGDMGAEWRRYGPDARPAAEAFAAGVNAYIDWLARHPDQMPYEFRKVGYWPAKWSAEDIVRIRSHGLTRNLKSEVARAKVVCKASLDADSVRVGLQPAWKTQVPDGLDPCLPDDLLKVFDLATQGVKITKESLQQANADIVQVAENGPYDVSTESAEGSNNWVVSPQKSATGRAIMANDPHRAYAAPSLRYIVQVSTPTLNLIGAGEPAIPGVAIGHNGTIAFGLTIFNIDQEDLYVYDLNPANPDQYRYRGKWVPMRTVHETIDVRDGAPVHTDLKFTRHGPVIYVDAARHRAYAVRTAWLEPGMSPYFDAMRYMRAKTYAQFQTALDTWGAPTVNQVYADASGNIGWVPSGMAPIRPNWDGLMPVPGDGRYEWAGFWRRDQLPSSYNPASGYFTTSNEMNMPAGYPYAQRKLGFEWTNGSRHARIDEVLKAKDKVSLEDSERLQNDIVSIPARRLVALLAPLTSDDPQTSAALALLKGWDAHMGADSAQAALEEVWFSRHLGRAYKNAVLPKSAAETFGAPDPAAMLDALEQPAARFGANANAKRDAVLLTSLGEAWAEMVKLQGSDPGAWQWGKLQTNLNAHPLADAVDADMRARLNVGPLAKGGSAFTPNQSTYRVSDFRQTNGPSFRIVVDVGNWDNTRAINLPGESGNPDSPHYRDLAQKWLDGEYFKLPYSREAVEAATESRLHLVPATAR, from the coding sequence CTGTATGCCGCCGATGCCACGGCATCGTCCCCCGCTTCCGCTTCGGCGCCCGCCCAAACGCTGAGCGTCGAAGGGTTATTGCAACCCGCCGACATTCTGATCGACCATAACGGGGTGCCGCACATCTTCGCCGCCAATGAGCGTGACGGGTTCTTCGTGCAGGGTTTCAATGCCGCACGCGATCGTCTGTTCCAGATCGATCTCTGGCGGCGCCGGGGCCTCGGACAACTCTCCCAAGTGTTCGGGCGCGCCTATCTAGCGCAGGACGATGCTGCGCGGCGCTTCGTCTACCGGGGCGACATGGGCGCGGAGTGGCGTCGGTACGGCCCCGACGCCAGACCGGCCGCCGAAGCGTTTGCGGCAGGGGTGAATGCCTACATCGACTGGCTCGCGCGACATCCCGATCAAATGCCGTACGAATTCCGCAAGGTCGGCTACTGGCCCGCGAAATGGAGCGCGGAGGACATCGTACGCATTCGCAGCCACGGCCTGACACGCAATCTGAAGAGCGAGGTCGCCCGCGCCAAGGTCGTGTGCAAGGCGTCGCTGGACGCCGACAGCGTGCGCGTCGGCCTGCAACCCGCCTGGAAGACGCAGGTGCCCGACGGTCTCGATCCGTGTCTGCCCGACGACCTGCTCAAGGTCTTCGATCTCGCCACGCAAGGCGTGAAGATCACGAAGGAATCGCTGCAACAGGCCAATGCCGATATCGTGCAGGTCGCCGAGAACGGGCCGTACGACGTCTCCACCGAATCGGCGGAAGGCAGCAACAACTGGGTCGTGTCGCCGCAAAAGTCGGCGACGGGCCGCGCCATCATGGCGAACGATCCGCACCGCGCCTATGCGGCGCCGAGCCTGCGCTACATCGTGCAGGTAAGCACTCCCACGCTCAATCTGATCGGTGCCGGCGAGCCGGCCATTCCGGGCGTCGCCATCGGGCACAACGGCACCATTGCGTTCGGTCTCACGATCTTCAACATCGATCAGGAGGATCTGTACGTCTACGACCTGAACCCGGCCAATCCGGACCAGTATCGCTACCGTGGCAAATGGGTGCCGATGCGCACCGTCCACGAAACCATCGACGTGCGCGACGGTGCACCGGTCCACACAGATCTCAAATTCACCAGGCACGGGCCCGTCATTTATGTCGACGCGGCCAGGCATCGCGCGTATGCCGTGCGCACCGCGTGGCTCGAACCGGGCATGTCGCCCTACTTCGACGCCATGCGCTACATGCGCGCCAAAACCTATGCCCAGTTCCAGACGGCACTCGACACATGGGGAGCGCCCACCGTCAATCAGGTCTATGCGGATGCATCGGGCAACATCGGCTGGGTGCCGAGCGGCATGGCCCCGATTCGTCCGAACTGGGACGGTCTGATGCCCGTGCCGGGTGACGGGCGCTATGAATGGGCCGGCTTCTGGCGGCGCGACCAGTTGCCGTCGTCCTATAACCCGGCAAGCGGTTATTTCACGACGTCCAACGAGATGAACATGCCCGCCGGGTATCCCTACGCGCAGCGCAAGCTCGGCTTCGAGTGGACGAACGGCTCCCGGCACGCGCGCATCGACGAGGTGCTCAAGGCGAAGGACAAGGTATCGCTGGAGGATTCGGAACGTTTGCAGAACGATATCGTGTCGATACCGGCGCGACGTCTGGTAGCACTGCTGGCGCCGCTCACGAGCGACGATCCGCAAACGTCTGCGGCGCTTGCGCTACTCAAGGGGTGGGATGCGCATATGGGCGCCGATTCGGCCCAGGCCGCGCTGGAGGAGGTCTGGTTCAGCCGGCATCTCGGCCGTGCCTACAAAAATGCGGTACTCCCCAAGTCGGCCGCCGAAACGTTTGGCGCGCCGGACCCGGCGGCAATGCTCGATGCACTCGAACAGCCTGCCGCCCGTTTCGGCGCGAACGCCAACGCCAAGCGCGACGCCGTGCTGCTCACAAGTCTGGGCGAGGCGTGGGCGGAGATGGTCAAGCTGCAAGGCAGCGACCCGGGCGCCTGGCAATGGGGCAAGCTTCAGACGAACCTGAACGCGCATCCACTCGCCGACGCCGTGGACGCCGACATGCGCGCCAGGCTCAACGTCGGTCCGCTCGCGAAGGGCGGCAGTGCGTTCACGCCGAACCAGTCGACCTATCGCGTGAGCGACTTCCGGCAGACGAACGGTCCGTCGTTCCGGATCGTGGTCGACGTAGGCAACTGGGACAACACGCGCGCGATCAACTTGCCGGGCGAATCGGGCAATCCCGACAGCCCGCACTATCGCGATCTGGCACAGAAGTGGCTCGACGGTGAGTATTTCAAGCTGCCATATTCGCGTGAGGCCGTGGAAGCCGCGACGGAGTCTCGGCTGCATCTGGTGCCTGCGACGGCACGTTGA
- a CDS encoding MDR family MFS transporter produces the protein MSATRNSVRPLIVASVMAATSMVAIEATIISTAMPQIVAQLGGLNLYSWVFSAFLLAQTAMTVVFGKLADLYGRKPVILVGIAVFLIASLGGGLAWSMPAMIAFRLLQGVGAACIQPVSLVIVADHYPISERGKVQGWLASVWAISAVLGPMLGGLIIRDLSWSWIFWINIPIGLLAAAGFVAYLHEDAPRQRPSIDVMGAVFFTIAVAALMIALTDANAFSDTHVWGGVLACAIAVLLFVWQERRAKDPMISFALWSRRPIAAANAATLLSGMVLMGLTTFLPMYAQGVLRQTPVVAGMALTMIMVGWPIGSTFAAKTFTRFGLRRILVGGSLLMPLGGLVFALLGPGSSPLLAGFGSLLMGFSMGTGSVSALVLIQEIVDPSQRGSATASNIFSRNLGSTLGATLFGAVLNFGLTHSSGLAPVTSDQLRHVLEDRGVSTVADQAIRAVLQHSLHLTFLSILAISIGVVLLLLLVPTNAVDSRSIKRDKPEFVPGGH, from the coding sequence ATGTCTGCGACACGCAATTCCGTGCGGCCATTGATTGTGGCATCCGTCATGGCCGCAACGTCCATGGTGGCCATCGAAGCCACGATCATCTCGACGGCCATGCCGCAAATCGTTGCCCAGCTCGGCGGCCTGAATCTGTACAGCTGGGTCTTCTCTGCTTTTCTGCTCGCGCAGACGGCCATGACCGTGGTGTTCGGCAAGCTCGCCGACCTCTATGGCCGCAAGCCCGTCATTCTCGTGGGTATCGCGGTCTTTCTCATCGCCTCGCTCGGCGGCGGGCTGGCCTGGTCGATGCCCGCGATGATCGCTTTCCGGTTGTTGCAGGGTGTGGGTGCCGCGTGCATCCAGCCGGTGAGCCTTGTGATCGTTGCCGATCACTACCCGATCAGCGAGCGCGGCAAGGTGCAAGGCTGGCTCGCCAGCGTGTGGGCCATTTCGGCCGTGCTCGGTCCGATGCTCGGCGGTCTCATCATCCGCGACCTGTCGTGGTCGTGGATCTTCTGGATCAACATTCCGATCGGTTTGCTGGCCGCGGCGGGCTTCGTGGCCTATCTGCACGAGGACGCCCCGCGTCAGCGACCGAGCATCGATGTGATGGGCGCCGTGTTCTTCACCATCGCGGTGGCGGCCTTGATGATCGCCCTGACCGACGCGAACGCATTCAGCGATACCCACGTATGGGGCGGTGTCCTTGCTTGCGCCATCGCCGTATTGCTGTTCGTCTGGCAGGAGCGGCGCGCCAAGGATCCGATGATCTCGTTCGCGCTGTGGAGCCGCCGTCCGATTGCCGCGGCCAATGCGGCGACGCTGCTTTCGGGCATGGTGCTGATGGGCTTGACGACGTTTCTGCCGATGTACGCTCAGGGCGTGCTTCGTCAAACACCGGTCGTGGCCGGCATGGCGCTCACCATGATCATGGTCGGCTGGCCCATCGGCTCGACCTTTGCGGCCAAGACGTTCACGCGATTCGGTCTGCGGCGCATTCTCGTGGGCGGCAGCCTGCTCATGCCGCTCGGCGGACTCGTCTTTGCCCTGCTCGGGCCGGGCAGTTCGCCGTTGCTCGCCGGGTTCGGCTCGTTGCTGATGGGCTTCTCGATGGGCACGGGCAGCGTGAGCGCGCTCGTGCTGATTCAGGAAATCGTCGATCCCTCGCAGCGCGGTAGCGCCACGGCGTCGAACATCTTTTCGCGCAATCTCGGCAGCACGCTGGGCGCGACGCTTTTCGGTGCGGTGCTCAACTTCGGGCTGACGCATTCGAGCGGCCTCGCGCCAGTGACCTCCGACCAACTGCGCCACGTGCTCGAAGATCGCGGGGTGTCCACGGTGGCCGATCAGGCGATCCGGGCGGTGCTGCAACACTCGCTGCATCTCACGTTCCTGTCGATCCTCGCGATCTCTATCGGCGTGGTGCTCCTGCTCTTGCTGGTGCCGACCAACGCCGTCGACTCGCGCAGCATCAAACGCGACAAGCCGGAGTTCGTGCCCGGCGGGCATTGA
- a CDS encoding GlsB/YeaQ/YmgE family stress response membrane protein has product MGIIGTIVVGLIVGLIARALHPGRDSMGIIMTIILGIAGALLAKYVGQFLHLYSEGESAGWIASIIGAIVLLAIYGVIKRNRSTA; this is encoded by the coding sequence ATGGGCATTATCGGCACCATCGTCGTCGGTCTGATCGTCGGTCTCATCGCGCGCGCCCTGCATCCCGGGCGGGACAGCATGGGCATCATCATGACCATCATTCTCGGCATTGCCGGCGCGCTGCTCGCCAAATATGTCGGTCAGTTCCTCCATCTGTACTCGGAAGGCGAGTCGGCCGGCTGGATCGCCTCGATCATCGGCGCTATCGTGCTGCTCGCAATCTACGGCGTCATCAAGCGCAATCGCAGTACGGCCTGA
- a CDS encoding glycosyltransferase family 87 protein, translating to MTSKSPAVTHVSPDAPRERRHWSEDPARIRLYGGAGIVMTLAVFVAWGYRYLLSGPPGVSPIAIDFLPFWSASHFVLQGHAIDAYNVELMSKLQIAAQPWAARIGGYLPWLYPPVMMVFLAPLALLPYVYAYALYALVGLSLYYTALRRTLPWPGARVPTLGFPGIMLVIVAGQVALYTTALAGFSLVLLRKRPVWAGVFAGLLFIKPHVALLFPLAFVCAREWRALAACVVTVIGTTALAAVVFGFDVYLAFVHASEFARQSIVNGAAQIARVPSFFITARMLGASVGVAAAAHAVVALCAVAVLIDFWRRAGAFALRAATLVCATTLISPYLYDYDLALLAVVIAWYVRDGLARGWLRGEREWLVLLWITPLLGLLGSLQIGFQFLPFITLGTLVMLWRRRRRLAHVPDANDASEAGDAGGAATPRRRVTTPAFTR from the coding sequence ATGACATCGAAGTCGCCGGCTGTCACCCACGTTTCACCGGACGCGCCACGCGAGCGGCGGCACTGGTCCGAGGATCCGGCCCGCATCCGTCTTTACGGCGGGGCGGGCATCGTCATGACGCTTGCCGTGTTCGTCGCGTGGGGGTACCGATACCTGCTATCGGGCCCGCCGGGCGTCAGTCCGATCGCCATCGACTTTCTGCCTTTCTGGAGCGCCTCGCACTTCGTGCTGCAAGGGCATGCGATCGACGCCTACAACGTCGAGTTGATGTCGAAACTGCAAATCGCCGCGCAACCCTGGGCCGCCCGCATCGGCGGCTACCTGCCGTGGTTGTATCCCCCGGTGATGATGGTGTTTCTCGCCCCCCTCGCGTTGCTGCCCTATGTCTACGCCTACGCGCTGTACGCGCTGGTCGGTCTGAGTCTGTACTACACGGCGCTGCGCCGTACGCTCCCGTGGCCGGGCGCCCGCGTGCCCACACTGGGCTTTCCCGGCATCATGCTCGTGATCGTTGCCGGTCAGGTTGCGCTCTACACTACGGCGCTCGCGGGCTTCTCGCTCGTGTTGCTACGCAAGCGCCCCGTGTGGGCCGGTGTGTTCGCCGGGCTGCTGTTCATCAAACCGCATGTCGCGCTGCTCTTCCCGCTCGCCTTTGTGTGCGCACGGGAGTGGCGTGCGCTCGCTGCGTGCGTCGTCACCGTCATCGGCACCACGGCGCTCGCTGCCGTTGTTTTCGGCTTCGACGTCTATCTCGCGTTCGTACACGCCTCGGAGTTTGCCCGCCAGAGCATCGTCAATGGCGCGGCGCAGATCGCGCGCGTGCCGAGCTTCTTCATCACGGCGCGCATGCTGGGGGCGTCGGTCGGCGTCGCGGCGGCGGCCCACGCGGTCGTGGCGCTGTGCGCCGTCGCCGTGCTGATCGACTTCTGGCGGCGTGCGGGAGCGTTCGCGTTGCGCGCTGCCACGCTCGTATGCGCCACGACCCTCATCAGCCCTTATCTCTACGATTACGATCTCGCGCTGCTCGCCGTCGTCATCGCCTGGTATGTGCGTGACGGCCTCGCACGCGGCTGGCTGCGCGGCGAACGCGAGTGGCTCGTATTGCTATGGATCACGCCTTTGCTCGGGCTGCTGGGTTCGTTGCAGATCGGCTTCCAGTTCCTGCCGTTCATTACGCTCGGCACGCTGGTCATGCTGTGGCGGCGCCGTCGCCGTCTCGCTCACGTGCCGGATGCGAATGATGCGAGCGAAGCCGGTGACGCCGGTGGCGCCGCCACGCCCCGCCGTCGCGTCACCACGCCGGCGTTCACGAGGTAA